Below is a genomic region from Gemmatimonadota bacterium.
GCAGGAGGCCACCACGATTCGCGGGTCCACCTGCTGGAGGAGACCCTCCCCGGTCGAGGTGCGTCCGCCATGGTGGCCTGCCTTCAGGATGATGACAGGGGCCTGGGGCGCCTCCGAGACGAGCACCTCCTCCCCCGTCGTTTCCCGGTCTCCCGTCAGGAATGCGCTGGCCGCTCCCGCCTCCCAGCGGGCTACGAGGGAGCGGTCATTCTCCGGGGACGCAGACGACGGAAGAACCCGCGTGGCCAGGACTCGCAGAGTCTTCAGCGGGTCGCGGGGTTTGCCGGGAGTCACCGTGAGAACTCTCGTGCCGCGTTCCTCCGCAGCAGAGAGAAGCAGGGACAGCATGCGCGGGGGGGCTCCGTCGGAGCCGGGCCAGAGGAGGACACGAGGCGCATGGCCCGCAGTCAGAGATTCCACCAGCCCTCCCACATGGTCGGCGTGCGCGTGCGTGGCGACCATCGCACGGGCCCCGGCTCGCTTTCGTCGAAGCAGCGCGGGCAGCCCCCGTCCGGCCTGCCCACGAAACCCGGGAGGCCCCCCGTCGATCCACGCGCTCTGAGCCCCTTCCTCGACGAGGATCGAATCGCCTTGTCCGACATCCAGAATCGTCAGGCGGTCGCGCGGGACGAGATCCGTGGCCGCCAGTAAGCACAGAGCGGCCAGCGCGTGTCGCTCGCGCCGGGTGGGCAGCCTTCGGCGGGCGACAAGCAGCCCCACGACAGGAAGGAGAATGCGCGTCCAGAACCCGGGGGCAGCCACCGCATGATCGGTGCCCGGGATTGCCGCGGCCGCCTTCGCCAGCAGGAGGAGGCCGGACGCGAAAATCCGGGCGGCAGCCGCCCACGCATCCGGCAGAAACCCGTCGATCGGAAATGCTCCCGCGAGGGCTCCCCACCCCAGACACCCGGCTGCCAGCGGAGCAGCCAGAAGCGTCGTCACCGGTGACAGAATGCTGATGCGCCCGAAGGCCCCGGCGACTTCCGGGGCGGTCGCCAGCGTCACAGCCGCCGAAATCGCGAGTCCGTGCAGCACTCCCGCCAGCCTGCCCGACGACGCCATCCCGGCGGCCCCCGCGACCGTGAGAACGCCCGCCGCCGTGAAGGACAGCCGAAAGCCGGGGTCGCGCAGCAGTTCCGGGCGAAGGAGAAGCATGACTCCCGCGACCAGTCCCAGCGCGTGTCGCCCGTTCAGCGAACGCCCGAGGGCTCTCCCCCATCCGGCCATCGTCCCGAGGGCTACCGCTCGCACCACCGGCGATCCTCCGCCGGCTACCCACGCGAAAGCGGTCAGGAGGACACCGAGGACTCCCGCCGACGCGGCGGTCGGAAGGCGCATCGTGCGAAGAAGAGCGCCTGCCCCGAACCCGAGAAGTCCGGCGTGCATCCCCGAAAGCGCGAGCACATGCGCAATCCCGGCTCGGCGGAAGGACTCCCGCCAGTCTCGGGGCAACCCCGAACGATCCCCAATCAACAGGGCCACCGCGAGCGCCCCGGGCAGCGTCTCCGCGCCCAGGCGCTGGCGCACGCGTTGCCGAATGCGCCAGGCTGTCCGGTCGAGTGCCGCTTCCAGCCCAGGCGCCCGCGTGAGCCCGGCCGGTGCACCGACCCACTCGGCCCGCCCTTGCCACCCGCGCATCCGCGCCCACGCCGCCGCGTCAAACGCGGACGGGTCTCCCGCAGTGCGAAAGCCCACCGCTTTGAATCGGCCGAAGGCCATCCTTCCGGCAAGCAGTTCTCCCGACTCTTCATCGAGAAGAAACTGATCCCCGCCCGCACGAATCACGCAGCCGCCCGGGGCCTCGCGTCTTCCACGGCAACGCCCCTCCACCACAATCGGAGAGGCTCCGTCGGCAAGACAGCGGTCAGAGTTGGCTCGGTGTCGCGCGCGAAGGGTCGATCCCGCGGCCACCATGATTGGCCAGGTGCCCGGGTTGGCCAGCATCCCCGCCGCCGAGAGCCCCAGCAGCAGACGCGACGACGCCACCCCACCCCCGCGTGGGGTCACGACTGCCAGAAGGCCACCCAAGGCGACGGCCATGCCGA
It encodes:
- a CDS encoding ComEC/Rec2 family competence protein, translated to MAVALGGLLAVVTPRGGGVASSRLLLGLSAAGMLANPGTWPIMVAAGSTLRARHRANSDRCLADGASPIVVEGRCRGRREAPGGCVIRAGGDQFLLDEESGELLAGRMAFGRFKAVGFRTAGDPSAFDAAAWARMRGWQGRAEWVGAPAGLTRAPGLEAALDRTAWRIRQRVRQRLGAETLPGALAVALLIGDRSGLPRDWRESFRRAGIAHVLALSGMHAGLLGFGAGALLRTMRLPTAASAGVLGVLLTAFAWVAGGGSPVVRAVALGTMAGWGRALGRSLNGRHALGLVAGVMLLLRPELLRDPGFRLSFTAAGVLTVAGAAGMASSGRLAGVLHGLAISAAVTLATAPEVAGAFGRISILSPVTTLLAAPLAAGCLGWGALAGAFPIDGFLPDAWAAAARIFASGLLLLAKAAAAIPGTDHAVAAPGFWTRILLPVVGLLVARRRLPTRRERHALAALCLLAATDLVPRDRLTILDVGQGDSILVEEGAQSAWIDGGPPGFRGQAGRGLPALLRRKRAGARAMVATHAHADHVGGLVESLTAGHAPRVLLWPGSDGAPPRMLSLLLSAAEERGTRVLTVTPGKPRDPLKTLRVLATRVLPSSASPENDRSLVARWEAGAASAFLTGDRETTGEEVLVSEAPQAPVIILKAGHHGGRTSTGEGLLQQVDPRIVVASCGRGNPHGHPHEEVRQRLRNRGIPLLTTEAHGSVMITATRVGFRLRWWRGFPRNARLRTHNTAGVIRSEETTLPHHRTQE